A DNA window from Branchiostoma lanceolatum isolate klBraLanc5 chromosome 17, klBraLanc5.hap2, whole genome shotgun sequence contains the following coding sequences:
- the LOC136422853 gene encoding trimethyllysine dioxygenase, mitochondrial-like isoform X1 → MHLRSLASFPGRISQSLSVSRKYSAGLLTTQSTHARNVQTFTKLHKVKRVQLLTPAQSAHPSSSLSTSTRAKSSSRIEERTRGVPVSVTKFLQHEDHLQLEYKGAKLKLNYVWLRDHCRTGDSFNHQTQQRMVDSALIDPNIQPLNVAIDDGTLNITWPDGHQSEYDLEWLLSNTYEGKQHIQRTLEPLLWDVETLSASPSPSVSYQDYLADDGQLANLLHNLLKYGFAFVEDAPVTVEATLAAAERICQIRETFFGRFWCFTSDLERQDTAYTAESLGAHTDNTYLNEPSGVQVFHKMEHAGEGGDTLLVDGFHAAERLRRDDPEGFDILSSVSVPHHYLEPAVHTTGVGPVLELEPGATKDLKLIRYNIHDRACLDTVPMEDVGRWYAALRNLTRYIRDPASEYWVKLKPGQILLTYNWRVLHGRSAFTGRRRVAGCYLPRDDVISRARVLKVI, encoded by the exons ATGCATCTCAGAAGCTTGGCAAGTTTCCCGGGTAGGATTTCCCAGAGTTTATCTGTCTCCAGAAAGTATTCTGCTGGCCTTCTCACCACACAGAGTACACATGCACGAAATGTACAAACTTTTACAAAACTTCACAAGGTAAAACGTGTGCAGCTTCTGACTCCGGCTCAAAGCGCACACCCGAGTAGCTCGTTGAGCACATCTACTCGTGCGAAGTCCAGTTCTCGGATAGAGGAGAGGACAAGAGGAGTTCCTGTCTCTGTGACCAAGTTTTTACAACATGAGGACCATCTGCAGCTGGAATATAAAGGGGCCAAACTCAAGCTGAACTATGTCTGGCTCAGGGACCATTGCAG GACGGGAGACAGTTTCAACCACCAAACCCAGCAGCGCATGGTTGACTCTGCTCTGATCGACCCAAACATTCAGCCACTGAATGTAGCCATTGATGATGGGAcacttaacattacat GGCCAGATGGCCACCAATCAGAGTACGACCTGGAATGGTTGCTTAGCAACACCTATGAAGGCAAGCAGCACATTCAGAGGACCTTGGAGCCCCTGCTGTGGGACGTGGAAACCCTGTCAGCCTCGCCCTCACCCAGCGTCTCGTACCAGGACTATCTGGCCGACGATGGACAGCTGGCCAACCTGTTACACAACCTGTTGAAATACGGTTTCGCATTTGTGGAAGATGCTCCAGTGACTGTGGAAGCAACATTG GCTGCAGCAGAGAGAATCTGTCAGATCAGGGAGACGTTCTTTGGTCGGTTCTGGTGCTTCACCTCTGACCTGGAGCGACAAGACACGGCGTACACGGCAGAGTCCCTGGGAGCGCACACTGACAACACGTACCTGAACGAACCTTCAGG TGTGCAAGTCTTCCACAAAATGGAGCACGCTGGCGAGGGAGGAGACACGCTGCTCGTTGACGGTTTCCACGCTGCTGAGAGGCTGAGACGTGACGATCCGGAAGGTTTCGATATCCTCTCATCTGTGTCAGTCCCGCACCACTACCTGGAGCCTGCCGTACATACTACAGGGGTGGGGCCAGTACTGGAGCTGGAACCAGGCGCTACCAAGGATCTCAAGCTCATAAG gtacaacatacatgacaGAGCCTGCCTGGACACTGTACCGATGGAGGATGTCGGTCGCTGGTACGCTGCACTCAGGAATCTCACCAGATACATCCGGGATCCAGCCTCCGAGTACTGGGTCAAGCTTAAACCAG GTCAAATCTTGCTGACGTATAACTGGCGGGTCCTACACGGGCGATCAGCCTTCACGGGAAGACGCAGGGTCGCCGGCTGCTACCTACCCAGGGATGATGTCATCAGCAGGGCAAGGGTTCTCAAGGTCATATAA
- the LOC136422853 gene encoding trimethyllysine dioxygenase, mitochondrial-like isoform X2 codes for MHLRSLASFPGRISQSLSVSRKYSAGLLTTQSTHARNVQTFTKLHKVKRVQLLTPAQSAHPSSSLSTSTRAKSSSRIEERTRGVPVSVTKFLQHEDHLQLEYKGAKLKLNYVWLRDHCRTGDSFNHQTQQRMVDSALIDPNIQPLNVAIDDGTLNITWPDGHQSEYDLEWLLSNTYEGKQHIQRTLEPLLWDVETLSASPSPSVSYQDYLADDGQLANLLHNLLKYGFAFVEDAPVTVEATLAAAERICQIRETFFGRFWCFTSDLERQDTAYTAESLGAHTDNTYLNEPSGVQVFHKMEHAGEGGDTLLVDGFHAAERLRRDDPEGFDILSSVSVPHHYLEPAVHTTGVGPVLELEPGATKDLKLIRFFR; via the exons ATGCATCTCAGAAGCTTGGCAAGTTTCCCGGGTAGGATTTCCCAGAGTTTATCTGTCTCCAGAAAGTATTCTGCTGGCCTTCTCACCACACAGAGTACACATGCACGAAATGTACAAACTTTTACAAAACTTCACAAGGTAAAACGTGTGCAGCTTCTGACTCCGGCTCAAAGCGCACACCCGAGTAGCTCGTTGAGCACATCTACTCGTGCGAAGTCCAGTTCTCGGATAGAGGAGAGGACAAGAGGAGTTCCTGTCTCTGTGACCAAGTTTTTACAACATGAGGACCATCTGCAGCTGGAATATAAAGGGGCCAAACTCAAGCTGAACTATGTCTGGCTCAGGGACCATTGCAG GACGGGAGACAGTTTCAACCACCAAACCCAGCAGCGCATGGTTGACTCTGCTCTGATCGACCCAAACATTCAGCCACTGAATGTAGCCATTGATGATGGGAcacttaacattacat GGCCAGATGGCCACCAATCAGAGTACGACCTGGAATGGTTGCTTAGCAACACCTATGAAGGCAAGCAGCACATTCAGAGGACCTTGGAGCCCCTGCTGTGGGACGTGGAAACCCTGTCAGCCTCGCCCTCACCCAGCGTCTCGTACCAGGACTATCTGGCCGACGATGGACAGCTGGCCAACCTGTTACACAACCTGTTGAAATACGGTTTCGCATTTGTGGAAGATGCTCCAGTGACTGTGGAAGCAACATTG GCTGCAGCAGAGAGAATCTGTCAGATCAGGGAGACGTTCTTTGGTCGGTTCTGGTGCTTCACCTCTGACCTGGAGCGACAAGACACGGCGTACACGGCAGAGTCCCTGGGAGCGCACACTGACAACACGTACCTGAACGAACCTTCAGG TGTGCAAGTCTTCCACAAAATGGAGCACGCTGGCGAGGGAGGAGACACGCTGCTCGTTGACGGTTTCCACGCTGCTGAGAGGCTGAGACGTGACGATCCGGAAGGTTTCGATATCCTCTCATCTGTGTCAGTCCCGCACCACTACCTGGAGCCTGCCGTACATACTACAGGGGTGGGGCCAGTACTGGAGCTGGAACCAGGCGCTACCAAGGATCTCAAGCTCATAAG ATTTTTCAGATGA